The window GACCAACACATAAATAAAGAACAGCGTTGAGACAATTCCCCAAAAAGCCCACCAGAAAATATTCTCGTTAAGCCGGCCAGGCTCGTAAAATTGGCCGATGTAACCGAGTATGATCATCATACAGCCTGAAAATGAAAACCGGGTGATGTATTTGGCGCGTTCGGTCCCGACGATCTCAGCAACAAACAGTATCTGGATCAACAACATGGGCACATCAATCAGCCAATTCAGGTACCGGTAGCCGTTGGTGAACAGATCCGCTCCGGGCTTCAGCGCATAGGCCTGCCCATTGAAGGCGTACGCAGCCGTCCAGCTTTCTTTCTGTATGAACAGAAGTAAAAATGCCGATACCATGACAACAACCGATATGACCGATGACATCCGGTACTTTGGCAGGCAATTGTTTTTGGTGAGGATAAAAAATAGCAAGGCGGCTGCCATCGCAGCGTACCCAAGTGTCAGAATGTGATTGACTATTTCAAACCCTTCGACAGACACTGTAAAAACTTCAGCATTCATAAACGCCTCCAATCTGACTTTATTTTAAGCTTATTTTGTATTCAAATCGATTTACTATATTCTTAAAAATCGCAGAACATCCGCATCAATTAGTGACTTGATCATTTTCAAATTTTTGTGTCAGAATCATATTGTTGCCGTCCCAATCGATGCAGCTGCAGACATCCGGCTTATTTTTGGTTCACAGGTTCGGGCTGCGGGTTTAATAAAACGTGCTTATTTGCCAGACTGGTAGTGGATGACAGCAGCAGGCTCAAGAATCCGGAATGTAAAGGACTCGGTGTAGTACAGTTTTACCGTATCGGTTGTGTGCGACTCATATCCCACTGCGAGATCTTGGCCTAAAATAAGCTCCAGGTCACCGCCGCGCTGTGACAACATGAAAGCCTCGTTTGCATATTTGCCGGTCAGATAGGGACTCAAAACCACCTGACCGTTGAGGATATTTTCAGCCTGCATTTTAACAGGGTAGCCTTGCAGCGTGGCCGACATGACCTTCCATAGCTTCGGTCCCACGACAAAAGAATAAGGCCCCTCAATAGAGCGCCCGGCGAAAACGGTGATGCCCTCGGCAACGGCTTCCAGCAATTGCGCAGGTTTTGAGTTCAGCGTCAGGCATTCACCCTCAGCACACAATGCCAATCCTTTGATATTGGCCTCCGGCAAGCCATGGTATACGACTTGTTCTTCAAACAGAGCAATTTTCCGGGCAGCATCTTCTAAATTGTCAAGGTTTACATCTTTGGCACCCCGAACCACGCTGTCCAATTCCCTGATGTCCAGCTCAAATGGAATCCGGGTTTCAACAAGATGATGCACCTTATGAATGCCACATGAAACACCCCCCTTGGGCTGCTTTTTGGGAAATTCAAGACGCCCCTCAGGGACACCGGGAAAATCGGTTCCCATCGGCCCGGAAACATCAACCACCTGCCGGGCAGAAAGCATCGCTTTTAGGCTGCTGATCGCCTGTTCATCGATTTCGATCCAGGCTTCAGCGGGAATCGGCGCCAGTTCTCTTTTTAAAATATCCATTAGATCTCCTTTCACTGAATGCGATAATGATTTGCAACGATACACCCATTACGTTTTTAGACCGCCGATGCCCAGCCCCATAGCGGTGATGGTGGCATCGCCGATTACTTTGGCCTTAGGCCCTTTTTCGGACTTGGCAGCGCGATTGGCGATCGCGCCGGGGACCTCAGGAACTTTGATGTTTAAAGCGTTATCCTTGGCTTCGACAAAAAGTTTGCCGAGTGTTTCAAGATCTTCAGGCGGGATCACACCCTGGGACATTGGAAATATATCAGCCTCCTCTTCATCCAAATGATGCGTTGTATATTCACCCAGCCCTTCGATTTTAACTGGAAAATGTTCGTGTTCATTTGGAAATCCTTCTGCATCCTTGATAATGAGTTCTATAATATGATGTTCGTTGACCGCCTCCAGTGCATCGTGCTCAGCCTCAGGGAAGGTTTGCAAAATGTCATAAAAATATTTTTCTTCCAGGGTATGGTGAACGACCAAGTGGCGCATAAATTCGTCAAAAACTTTGGGGTCATTCATAGACTGTTTAAAGAGCTGACGCAAAACACCGTGGTGAGAGACCAAATTGTCGATGATGCTCATAGATCCTCCATGGATTAAAATGTTTGTAAGTTTGTAAGATCGATGCCGGGGAGTCTTCCCAACCTTAAAGACCTTTTTGTAAGCCATCTTCTCTGCGAAACGACTCCGCTATGAATTCCCGAAAACGCCTTCAGCGTGTGCGGCATAATCGGGCAGTGTGCGCCTGAATGAATCCTTCATATTTGAGATGATGTTCTTTTGAATTTGACGAACACGTTCTCTTGATATTCCATACTGTTTGCCGATCTCTGCTAACGTCTTGGGATTTTCAGTAAAAATGCGCATATCAAAAATATCAAGCTCACGCTGGTTCATTTCTTTTCGGAATTCTGCAATTCTTTGATGAAGTATGACATTAAATTCCTTTTTGGATATTTTTTCTTCAATGGATTCAGCGGGCGCTTTCATGAATTCGATTCTGGTGGTATCCGAATCATCTGTTATAGGCGCATCGAGAGATACATCCCACGCGCTGAGGCGCTGGTCCATTTCGACAACTTCCTTTTTTGGCACTCCCAACCGCTTTGAAATAAGCTCTGGCTTCGGCTCAAATCCCATATCCCGCAATTTCTGTTTTTCTTTTTTGAGTCTGAAAAATAGTTTTCTTTGCGCCTGTGTGGTTCCAATTTTTACCAGGCGAGAGTTGTCCATTAAATACTTGACGATATACGCTTTAATCCAGAATGAGGCGTAATATGAAAATTTGACATTTTTGTCCGGATCGAATTTTTCAACCGCTTTTATCAGCCCGATATTGCCCTCCTGGATGAGGTCCATCAGATTTTGCATCCAGAGTCTCTTATAATCCAGGGCGATCTTCACGACGAGCCTTAAATTGGAAGTCACCAACACATGCGTTGCCCGGCGATCAGCATTCTTACGTAGTCTTAGAGCCAGCTCTCGCTCTTGATCCCGCGTCAAAAGCTGGTATTTGCTGATATTCGCCAGATAGCTCCGGAGTGTATTGGGGTGGTCAGATACATTCGTCCGCTGATTCGGTTTTTTCGTCGAATTTGCAGAATCAACTGCCTCTTTTGTGTCTATTTTCGTTGGCTTAGCCTTGTTTGGATTTGCCCGACTTTGTCTGGATTTTCGCGCTGGATTTCTCATTTTCGACATCCTGCCCCCCTCTCTTAACAATGAACCCTTACTTTAAGGTATTGTACGTTTCCCCGCTCAACACTTTATCAATAGCTTGGATTATTTCCTTTGCTGCCGACCGCTTGAGAATGTATCCTGAAGCGCCAGATGACATGCATTGTTGCATATACTCCGGTTCTTCGTATGTGCTTAACACAATGATTTTTAGGCCCGGATCGTATTTATTCACCAGAGAAACAACATCAGGCGCCTGGGTAACGATAAAGGACTGATCAAGCAAGACAAGGTCCGGATCTATTTTTGGCAGCATCTCTGTAAGCGACTTCTCATCACATACCATAACGATTGAATTGAACTTGGTTTTCAATAATCCTCTGATACTGTCCAGTGTCGCCATATGCCTGTCTGCCAATAAAACAGTTCTTTTTTTCATTGAATTGCCTTAATTTTCTGAAGAAAATCGCACATGAGCTAATATGATTGATGGTTAGAAGGGACGCCTCAGGTCAATGCCGCAATATGAATATTAAGACAACTGACTATAGCGGTTATCGCGCAGACGTTGAGTGAAATCAATTCGGAGAATTACAGATTTTGAGAAAAGAATTTACTGACATATGCTGGCAAAAAATACGTATTAATCAGTAAAAATACGTATCAGAGGGTTGTGAGATTATTCTTGATGGCAAACTTAATCAGATCGGCTGTGGTTTTGAGATTTAATTCTTGCATCATATTGTACTTATGCGTTTCAACTGTTCGGGGAGAAATGGAAAGCATATTGGCGATTTCTTTGGCAGAATATCCTTCGACGACAAGGTGCAAAATCTCTTTTTGTCTGTCGGTAAGTTTACTGACCATTAAGTTTTCACCGGGGCGGGATTTTTTATAAGTTTGCATTAACTCCCCGGCGATAATCGGCGTTACATATATCTTGCCTTGCAAGGCCTCTTTAATTGCCGTTACGAGTTCACGAGATGCTGAATTCTTCAAGACATAACCGGATGCGCCGGCATCAAAGGCACTAGCAGCATAGACCACATCCGGATGCATGGTGAGGAAGATGACTTTACACTGTTCATCCATTTTTTTAATCTGACGCACAGCTTCGATGCCATTAAGCAGCGGCATAGAGATATCGACCACAATGAGGTCGGGATGTAGTTTTAGAGCCTCTGCCACCAGAGCCCTTCCATCCTCAACGGTTCCAACAATTTCAAACTCCGGCTCAAGAAGATTTTTCAACCCCTCAAGAACGATCTGATGATCATCTGCCAACAAAATACGCGTCTTGCGCATGGTTTACCTCGTCATATTCATCTGATTTAAATGTGAAAGCGTTTTCAATTTTATGGTCGTTCCTTTGCCGGGGCCGGATTCAACAGAAAAATCGGCGTCGATCATGCTAGCCCGCTCTGCCATGCTGGCCAGCCCGATTCCTGCCATTTCAACAGTCGAATTGTGTTCAAACCCGATACCATTGTCTTTCAGCAATAAACAGATAGAATCATTTTTTTTGTAAAGCCGAACCTGGATATGTTTTGCCCTGGCATGTTTGCCGATGTTTTTTAATCCCTCCTGCAGGATGCGATATATGCAAATGGCTGTCTCTTTGGGAACATCTTCAATTGTCGTATCCAGATCCAGAGTCGGTGATATGCCATAAATTCGAAAAAAATTATTGCTTTCGATCTCAACCGCTTTAACCAATCCTAAATCGTATAAAATAGAGGGATGAAGTTGGCGTGAAATCATATGAATATCAGATGAAAGCTCCCCAAGATGTTTTCCAATTTTTTGCAGTTTTTCCTTTAAAAACCTGGATAAAGACGGGTGTTTCATCTCCAGTTCGTCCACCTCGATATTCAAAATAGCCAGCCTTTGGGTAATATCGTCGTGCAGTTCACGGGCAAGAAGTGCCCGCTCCGTTTCTTGGGCGTTCAGCAGTTTTCGAGTGAGCAATCTGGCTTCTTTTTGGCTTTCAATTAAAGATTCCTCTGACTGTTTTCTTCTTGTTATATCACGATTACTGGCGCGGAAACCTAAAAATTGGTTTCGCCCATCGCGTACCCCCTGGCAGGCATGTTCGATCCAGCGTATCTCACCCTTCTTTGTGCGGATACGAAATTGAATCTCTCCTCGTTCCGGCTTTTCAATTGCCTCCTGGCGGTGATCAAACCAGATATTTTTGTCTTCCGGCACAATGATCTGATCTAAGAGCTTGGGATTGTCAATAAATTCTTCAGCCCTGTAACCGGTGATGCGCTCGCATGAAGGTGAAATGTAAATGAAATTTCCATCAGGGCCTCGCCAGTATTCCCAGTCATATGTATAATCGGCGACTGTGCGATAGTCGAGCTCTGCTTGGCGTAGTTGTATCTCAGCTTTTTTTCGTGCGGAAATGTCTGTGTGGGCAATGACAACCCCCCCTTTTTCTCCTTTAAACGGGATGACATTCATCAAGAACCAACGTTGCATTAATGGAGAGTGACAAGGATACTCCAATGCAAAGTGATCTTGCGAACCTTCCAGTACCGCCTCTATGCCGCTTAAGGCCTTTTGCGCGCTCTCGTCCGAATCTTCAGAGGCACGGCGGCAGGCCTCCAAATAATTTACCCCTTCACCGACAAGTTTTTGTGAGGGCACATCATTTTTACGCGCAAATTCAAACCAGCTGCTATTGGCTGAAAGGATTTGCCCGGCCTTGCCTAAAACGACAATATGGTCTGTCATCGACATGAGGATCGCACGATTAAAATCTTTGCTTTGGGCCAATATTTTCTCTGAGATCTTTTGATCCGTAATATCTTGATCTGTGCCTAAAATGCGCAACGGATTTCCATGAGTATCGCGTTCAAAGCGGTAACGTGCCAGAATGTTACGAACTTCATCGTCTTTCCTCACGATCCTATATTCAAAAGAGTGCCATTCGCTGTCAGAAGCCCAGCCGTCTCTGAATTCTCGATCGTAAACAGCTCTATCATCAGGGTGAACACATTCCAGGCGAAGATCGTGACTCGGCTTCACGTTCTTTGGCAGATCGTGGATGGCGTATTCATTTTCTGACCACCACTCCTCACCGGTTTTCATATCTTGCACCCGGTATCCAAAGTTGCCGATCCGTTCAGCTTCGTTGAGCCGATCCAGCGTTTCACGCAAAATCGATTCTTTCCGTTGGCGTTCTTCTATTTCAATTTGCAACTGCTCATTAACTTTTGCAAGTTCGTCGGTACGTTCTCTCACACGTATTTCAAGCGCATCATGGGCTTCTTGCAATTCTTTTTCGGCGAGTCTGATGCGATCCATCGCTTGGATCCTGGCCAAAAGCTCCTTACTTGAAACAGGTCTGGCAATGAAGCCATCTGCCCCCAGGTTGAGGCCTTCAACCTGATCATTGGAAGACGTCTTCATACCAGAAAGCAAAACGACAAAAATCCCCTGCAGATCGGGATCTGCCTTAATCTGCGAGCAGAGCTGGCGACCATCTCCGTCGGGAAGGACCACATCCAGAAGCAGTAGATCCGGATGGTCCGCACGGAGTTCTGCTATGCACTCCTTTGCCGATGATGCTTCATGAACCTCGTAGCCCGCGGATTTCAGGACCCGTGTCGTGGCAAAGCGAATATCTGCATCGTCGTCGACCAGAAGAATTTTGGATTTTTTAATCATGTCGGTCCTTAGCCATTAAATTGCCTGATATCCTTTTTGTGTGGGTATTTTGAAGTAAACCGTTGTGCCCTCACCCACTCTGCTGTCTATCCATATTTCTCCCCCGTGCGCCTCGATTATTTTTCGAGTAATCAGCATACCAAGTCCCGTGCTTTTTTCCCCCGCAGTCTTTTTAGTGCTCGTTTTTTCAAAAGGTTTGAAAAGTTTGTCCATTTCCTCCGGTGCCATTCCAGGGCCTTTATCTTTAACTGAAAAAGTTATAAATTGCTGATCACACGAAAGGGAAATCGATACATGGCTGTTGGGAGCTGTGTGTTCAATAGCATTAGAGACCAGGTTGGTCATGGCCTGTTCTATTTTGGACGCATCCAGGACTGAACGCGGCAAGCTTTCGTCGGAATTGACCTGCAAGTCAATCCCTTTTTTATCCGCCTGAAGTGTATTGAGTCGCAGGCTATTTACCAAGACCTCATGGATGAGTGCCGGCTGCAAGTCCAGCTCGAATCTGCCGGCCTCGATGGCGCTTACGTCCAAAAAATCATCCACCAGAGATTTCATAAAAACACAGGATGCGTTAATTGTATTTAAAAAACCGATTTGATCCGCGTCCAGCAGTTTCTTGGCCTCTTCGATGAGAAATTCGGAATAGGAAATGATCAGATTGATGGGTTTGCGTAGGTCGTGAGCCGCCATTCCCAAAAAGCGGTTTTTTTCTTGATTAAGCCTTTTTAGTTGAGCATTTGTTTTATGGAGCTCACGCATAAGATTGTTCAGCTCCTGGTTTAGGGACACCAGTTCTTTCCGCATATTTTCAAGTTCTTCGGTGTCCAGCCGCCCGAACATCACGATTTGGTTTAAGACCTTTTTAAATGAGAAATAAAAGCTTTGCGGCAGGCCGGATGCAGTGCTGATATTGAACAGATATTCTTTGGAAGGCTCGTTTATCAATGCGGGCAAATGAAACGTATCGTTAAAGTCA of the Desulfobacterales bacterium genome contains:
- a CDS encoding bacteriorhodopsin, with amino-acid sequence MNAEVFTVSVEGFEIVNHILTLGYAAMAAALLFFILTKNNCLPKYRMSSVISVVVMVSAFLLLFIQKESWTAAYAFNGQAYALKPGADLFTNGYRYLNWLIDVPMLLIQILFVAEIVGTERAKYITRFSFSGCMMIILGYIGQFYEPGRLNENIFWWAFWGIVSTLFFIYVLVLITRVINDGKARMEDSPRKVFGAILPLFYIAWWLYPIAYAAPILMQAGVSYEITIVSQQVIYTIADIASKVIYGIMLTVTASMLSEQQGFAIA
- a CDS encoding family 1 encapsulin nanocompartment shell protein, which gives rise to MDILKRELAPIPAEAWIEIDEQAISSLKAMLSARQVVDVSGPMGTDFPGVPEGRLEFPKKQPKGGVSCGIHKVHHLVETRIPFELDIRELDSVVRGAKDVNLDNLEDAARKIALFEEQVVYHGLPEANIKGLALCAEGECLTLNSKPAQLLEAVAEGITVFAGRSIEGPYSFVVGPKLWKVMSATLQGYPVKMQAENILNGQVVLSPYLTGKYANEAFMLSQRGGDLELILGQDLAVGYESHTTDTVKLYYTESFTFRILEPAAVIHYQSGK
- a CDS encoding hemerythrin domain-containing protein, which encodes MSIIDNLVSHHGVLRQLFKQSMNDPKVFDEFMRHLVVHHTLEEKYFYDILQTFPEAEHDALEAVNEHHIIELIIKDAEGFPNEHEHFPVKIEGLGEYTTHHLDEEEADIFPMSQGVIPPEDLETLGKLFVEAKDNALNIKVPEVPGAIANRAAKSEKGPKAKVIGDATITAMGLGIGGLKT
- a CDS encoding RNA polymerase factor sigma-32, whose protein sequence is MRNPARKSRQSRANPNKAKPTKIDTKEAVDSANSTKKPNQRTNVSDHPNTLRSYLANISKYQLLTRDQERELALRLRKNADRRATHVLVTSNLRLVVKIALDYKRLWMQNLMDLIQEGNIGLIKAVEKFDPDKNVKFSYYASFWIKAYIVKYLMDNSRLVKIGTTQAQRKLFFRLKKEKQKLRDMGFEPKPELISKRLGVPKKEVVEMDQRLSAWDVSLDAPITDDSDTTRIEFMKAPAESIEEKISKKEFNVILHQRIAEFRKEMNQRELDIFDMRIFTENPKTLAEIGKQYGISRERVRQIQKNIISNMKDSFRRTLPDYAAHAEGVFGNS
- a CDS encoding response regulator transcription factor — translated: MKKRTVLLADRHMATLDSIRGLLKTKFNSIVMVCDEKSLTEMLPKIDPDLVLLDQSFIVTQAPDVVSLVNKYDPGLKIIVLSTYEEPEYMQQCMSSGASGYILKRSAAKEIIQAIDKVLSGETYNTLK
- a CDS encoding response regulator transcription factor, with product MADDHQIVLEGLKNLLEPEFEIVGTVEDGRALVAEALKLHPDLIVVDISMPLLNGIEAVRQIKKMDEQCKVIFLTMHPDVVYAASAFDAGASGYVLKNSASRELVTAIKEALQGKIYVTPIIAGELMQTYKKSRPGENLMVSKLTDRQKEILHLVVEGYSAKEIANMLSISPRTVETHKYNMMQELNLKTTADLIKFAIKNNLTTL
- a CDS encoding PAS domain-containing protein; protein product: MIKKSKILLVDDDADIRFATTRVLKSAGYEVHEASSAKECIAELRADHPDLLLLDVVLPDGDGRQLCSQIKADPDLQGIFVVLLSGMKTSSNDQVEGLNLGADGFIARPVSSKELLARIQAMDRIRLAEKELQEAHDALEIRVRERTDELAKVNEQLQIEIEERQRKESILRETLDRLNEAERIGNFGYRVQDMKTGEEWWSENEYAIHDLPKNVKPSHDLRLECVHPDDRAVYDREFRDGWASDSEWHSFEYRIVRKDDEVRNILARYRFERDTHGNPLRILGTDQDITDQKISEKILAQSKDFNRAILMSMTDHIVVLGKAGQILSANSSWFEFARKNDVPSQKLVGEGVNYLEACRRASEDSDESAQKALSGIEAVLEGSQDHFALEYPCHSPLMQRWFLMNVIPFKGEKGGVVIAHTDISARKKAEIQLRQAELDYRTVADYTYDWEYWRGPDGNFIYISPSCERITGYRAEEFIDNPKLLDQIIVPEDKNIWFDHRQEAIEKPERGEIQFRIRTKKGEIRWIEHACQGVRDGRNQFLGFRASNRDITRRKQSEESLIESQKEARLLTRKLLNAQETERALLARELHDDITQRLAILNIEVDELEMKHPSLSRFLKEKLQKIGKHLGELSSDIHMISRQLHPSILYDLGLVKAVEIESNNFFRIYGISPTLDLDTTIEDVPKETAICIYRILQEGLKNIGKHARAKHIQVRLYKKNDSICLLLKDNGIGFEHNSTVEMAGIGLASMAERASMIDADFSVESGPGKGTTIKLKTLSHLNQMNMTR
- a CDS encoding HAMP domain-containing sensor histidine kinase; this translates as MEWDQHISFETNTYFKNRAPVLFFLLSSGGKIVEANQYAKTIAGRRLIGENIQGLMVDFNDTFHLPALINEPSKEYLFNISTASGLPQSFYFSFKKVLNQIVMFGRLDTEELENMRKELVSLNQELNNLMRELHKTNAQLKRLNQEKNRFLGMAAHDLRKPINLIISYSEFLIEEAKKLLDADQIGFLNTINASCVFMKSLVDDFLDVSAIEAGRFELDLQPALIHEVLVNSLRLNTLQADKKGIDLQVNSDESLPRSVLDASKIEQAMTNLVSNAIEHTAPNSHVSISLSCDQQFITFSVKDKGPGMAPEEMDKLFKPFEKTSTKKTAGEKSTGLGMLITRKIIEAHGGEIWIDSRVGEGTTVYFKIPTQKGYQAI